In Danio aesculapii chromosome 17, fDanAes4.1, whole genome shotgun sequence, the sequence gtatttttttattcagaaaataAGATAGTTCAATTCGCATCTCGAGCATAAACTTTATCAGTTTTATTTTGAAACTCATAATGTTTTTACCCATTTAATGATATGTATATTAAAACACATATAggctcttttgtgtgtgtgtgttaatggagGTTGCATTGTGTGGGAGGTGATTATTTGGCCATGAGCAGTAAGACACGCCCACTGGGCGTTACCGCAGCTCACTTACTATACTAAATTACAGTACGCACGTACTCTATGCGCCAGAGTGAAGTATGAACAGAGAGACCCTGTCGGAGTTTGACAGTACAGACACAGAAAGGACCTAGGCTTAAACTTACCATGACTTTCCAAAGAAGTCCGTTTTGCGCTTTCGTCCTCTTTGcgttgttgtttttgtctttaacGCTTATTGTGAAAAAGTGGCACTTTAGTCTCCAGGAGAACGAGCCTTTTGGTGATGCTGCCCGCCCAGATGGTTCAGCTCCACAGCGCGACACATTGCGCCAACGACTTCAGGAAAGACAACAAGAACTTGAGCTCCTGGACATCACTTTTGAAAACATACAACAACAAGAAGGATTTAATGGGAAAATAAGTTTGGATAATCCTACTGCAGCTGATATTGGTTGCGAAGAACTTGGTGGCATGAAAGCTGTTGACTTTCTTGGTTCAGGTTACACCAAAACAGTGTTAAAAGCAGCACTGCCAAACGGATTATTTGTGGCACTGAAGTCTGTAAACCATCAAGGCACTGACATGAGATTATGCTTGGATGATTTCCAAGATTCCCAGGGATGCCATGAGCTGGTATCTTTCAAACTGAGGAAGGAGATTGTGTTATTGCAGAAACTCCAGCACCCTAATATTGTAGAGGTAAAAGCAGCCTCCAGATTGTCTCATTGTGTGATGTAAAGTATTAGACATGCATAGGTTAAAAAGTTTAATATGTGCCCCAATTGATCTTGTTGTGCTCCAGCTGAAAGGTCAATGTCAGGACAGCACCCTGGTTGGTGGCATCACAGCGGTTCTGGAGCAGGGGATGCCACTTCAGATGATCCAGCTCCTGCAGAGCCCCTGGGAAGAGCGCTTTCGGGTAAGAGCACCACCCCCAGGCCTCCTATGGAGTGTTAATCAGAAGTTCCCCACCCACTGTCCCCCCACAGGGCATACCTGAGGTGGGGGTGGATGAAATTCTTCAGCTTTAGCTGGATTAACTGGAGCCCCATCTCCATACCAACTGAGCCTGATCAAATAGTACCGAAGGGACAGATGTCTGTCTCAGATGTCCATCCTTTTACTCTTCTTTAGCCTGATCAGTTCTCGGCACCGTTTGAGGGAGCTAGGCGATACAGAGTTTAACCAGGCCATAGAGCGTTTTCTTTCAGGTTCACGTTGGTATGCAAGAAGCAGGTGCTGATATTGTGTGCCTTTGATTTCTGATGATGACAAATGTGTTTAAGCTAAAGGGCTGTAATCGAGTGTCTCTTTGACATTCTTACCTTCTCTGAAATGTCTTAACACGTGGTCGAGAGTTATTCAAGAAGGTGTTTGGTTTCATCCACCTCTGCTTTAGGAGAGCTGCTGTGGCTATACACTGTATCCGAGATTAAAGTTAAGGGGGACTTCATATGTTTTTCAGTGTTAAGGCACTATGAACATGTATAAAACTGTTATTGAGTTAGCTGCAAAATTAGGGTTCATATTTACATACTTTTAAGACAGATTAGGTTATGTTATTGATGGTACAGAGGAGATTCAGCCGTAATACAAAAAATAAGTGCACAAAATCAACACTAAATTGCTTTATGATGATGTTAATGTAATTGTCAAAttaattttacatacatttttcattttacatGACTTACAAATAAAGATAACAGAAGCACTTCAAATACATTTCCTACATTTAACAGTAAGACCCTTTAGTTAACAATACTGTTTTGTTTCTCAGATTCATTTTTGATCAAATTTTTAGCATAAAGAAAACCCACCAAATTTGAATACAGTGAAATTAATGTTATatacatagtggctcagtggttagcactgtcgcctcacagcaagaaggtcgctgatttgagccccagctgagtcagtagtggcatttctgtgtggagttttcatgttctccccgtgttcacgtgggtttcctctgggttctgtggttccccccacagtccaaagacatgcgctataggtgaattgagtaaactaatttggccatagttgtaggtgtgtgaatgtgagtgtgtatgggtgtttcactgtAACACTGAAAAACATATGAAGTCACCCTCAACTTTACCCTCAGATACACTGTATAGCCACAGCAGCGCTCCAAAAGCAGAGgtagaagagcatctgctgtgtaaaccatatgctggataagttggcagttcattccgctgtggcgacccctgatgaataaagggactaagccgaaggaaaatgaatgaattaatggtaACACTTCACATTAATGTccattagttaacattagttaatccaTTAACTAACAGTTCACAAAATCTtttaattgttgttattgttagtgttattataatatttacacataaaaaattgtgtttgttaATGTTGACATGAATGTTAACTAAGGTGTTAACTAATGTAGGTAActaatttaaacaaatgtaacCTTATTGTATAGTGTTACTATTAATATAATGCAATAGTATTTAATTCTGTACAATtggtcaccttagaattataaggttatatctgaaatttttgtcaaaattgagttgacatattcctattaaatgacaacttatttacattatgggatgtttttttataagttgtttacattttaagactttttatttaaaaaacaaatgttagacACATTCTgtctgctatggaatgcaaaaaatttgacgctcaatatctcaaaatcattcagaacgcagacagaaccctataattccaaggtgacgaattaTTCTATATTACTATCgtttatttaattgaaatatacataaacatactaCATTTGTACATAAAATCCATAACATGAACTAAATGACAATCACAGCTAAATAAtcttattatgttattaaaaagTTCCTTTTGATTGTGTTATTTCACAGGTCTGTCTTGGTTTAGTGCGACTCCTTCAGTATTTGTCTGTCTCACCGCTGGGTTCAGTAGCTCTGCTGGATTTCCAGCCTCGACAGTTTGTGATGGTGTCTGGAGAACTCAAGTTGACAGACTTGGACGATGCAAGTGTTCATGAACCCTCCTGTCAAGACGACTCCGACTGCCTGCTAGAGTTTCCCCTCCGCAACTTCACCTTGCGATGCTCGCAGTCCCGAACTTGCGAGGGCCTGAACGTGATGAGAAACCTCTACAATGCCTACAGGTGAGCACTTTTATTGTCTTCGCCAGATAATGAAAAAAAAGTTGTGTTACAAGAGTCTCAAGTCTCCCCTCATGTGTCTGTTATGATTAATTATCCACCCCGCTGAGTGTCGGGGCAGCAGTTGTAGCATATTGATCTCGCAGCATGAATCGCCACTGCTGGATGAATTATATGAAATTCGTTATTTCCCCTACAGGTATTTTTTCACCTACCTGCTGCCTCATCAGGCTCCCTCATTGCTGAAACCTCTTATTCACCACATAATGAATGCCACGGGTGAGTTTTCATCTCCATGAACTCGACTTGGTCGTCACAGGAAAAGCAGTTTTGTAATGGAAGCTTCATTTTACATTCTTGTCACAGGGGATTTGAAGCAAAGCATTAATGAAACCCTGATTGCCTTCGAGAAGATTTTACATATATACAAGTCTGGACAGCACCTGGAGAACTTACCCACATCAATAACCAGAGGTAATGCATTGATTTCAGTCATGAATTATACCTCTTAATCTTGAGAAATCTATATTGCCTTGATCTTTTGACTCTTGGTCTTTGTACTATAAAAATATcctgttggtttgttttttttaaaccagctTATGTTGAAGCCAATCTGCCCGAACAACTTTATTACATTATAGTATGTCTAAACAAAAGATCGACGCCTGCTTCTACATCATTGCCTGTTTAGCTCAGCCCATAGATTTGCATAtgaattaagtatttaataagaGATACGAGCACAGGTCTTCTCTGAAACCAGGtaaaaaagtagaaaataatCCTTCCATTAGGAAAGAGTGAGTtagctttatttttaatcaagTTCCAGTCCATGTTAGTAAGAGCTAGTTCACTTTGTTCAATTCATTTGACCACGGATTTGATTACAAGTGAGGCGCAGTACGAAATTGGATTTGAAACTAAAGTGGcgtttacactagtgcatttttgtTCTCAAATGCTGTTTCAGAATAAAAACACTCCTCATACAGGCGGTTCAGAAAAACAATCTTCCTCCAGACTATACAGCCTAAAACACATGATACGTGACCATTCATTCTTGCTGTGCATGTGCCCGTATCTATCTGTACTTGCCTTCTATGGTTATGTAATGGTCATATGAGAGGGCCTTGACGAATCAGGGAAACATATGCAATAGTCCAGAAGACCAGACAGAGAGTGATTGTGGATATTTTCAAAAGTTTATGTTTCAGTCCAGCTATATAGAAAGAAACACCAGCGTTTCCAAATAAATAAGGGGTctttagtattttcaaaagctgTTTTCAGAGATTGAAGATGCTTTAGTAGTATGGATGCCAGGTATAATCATAACAAAACGTAtgtattttagaacaaaaacatgctaacatgtttacatgtttatgttaaaacatgttaaactgcACTTTGTTGTCAAATGTCATCAGTTGTGTTGGATCAGTAATGTCACAATTGTgagttaaattacattttcactaCTGTTTTGTCTGTTATTACAGATACAGTTAatagcagtgcttaatttgtaaatgaataaatcctggaacaaaaccaggaaataaaagttaccgtgaccGACGTCCTCCACACAATTTCATTTTTCCTGGAACATGATGTGATTACATGGAGATAGCGTAAAAAAATAacatcacatttctgaacggtctttaactattttgtgccatatagcattataggtcagtcatggataataaaaacatgtatctACAAACATATATCATATGAACAGTCACTATTCTATTCagttcactattatgtgccaagtgaaaagaataattaaatgactcattcagtctaatcttcaagaagagcccacagttacctcttctgtcatgttttctggctgccTTGAGATTGCTTTACTTCTGTCTcctgctatcctgatccattcacgcagtttcatcttctaaatatctaaataaatctaaatattatttaggttggcCACTATGCCATTTTATATTTTCACTGCTCACTGCGCGtgaaacaatcaccaaccaacaAGAGAAATGAAACATAAGGAAGCtaattggctgaaaatattgcgAATTCAGCGCTGTTGCGCTAGAGTAAAATAAAAGTTGATTGTGAGAAAATTTGACAATGTGTGATTGTTCCCTCCCCTTCCCCTgtactaaaggctgatttatacttctgcgtcaagcgcatgcgtatgGTCCGAAGCAGCCATTATgcagtcgcatagcccttgcTGTGGCTAATGcagacgcgcacctctcaaaaaatgtaactacacagcGCAACaacgcatagtgcaagctctgtgattggtcagtttggtagcCGTGACGAATGTCGGCAGTGCTGAGAGCCGTAAGCccgatggagcaagtgtttacatgTGTCGAGTCCCTTAAaaagctccagatggagactgttgttttgtgtttaccttatgattcaagtttttgcacgtccgctggttcccacctctgaataagaaagttttagctacttgtacattaaggtagcattcagaaaaaacaaaacactcgcgaagaaactcgacacagaggaacatttaAACCTACTACTAGCTAGCGTtttgaaagtgttattgcagagcaacacaaacagaatgcagaagtataaatgcacggctacgtaAGGCAGTCGCTGTGGGTTACGCAGAtgactcaacgcagaagtataaatcagccttaacactgCACTTTAAATTGAGGGTTGGACACACTTATGTCGTTATGATGTTTTAACTAATTGCAAAAAATGAATAATCATTCAAAACCTTCTGATTAGTcattaaaataatcagttattaataatttaatcgcTCTAATAGTTGttagattaatcgattattaaaataataacttgtTGCCATCCTTATGTAGACCGTCATGCATACATTGAGAAGTTTAACACTTTCTAACTTTCTGAAAATGTTACATCTGCAAACTATTATCCAATCATAATCAAAACAGGGCCAATTACTTCTAAATCATGTTAAATTCTTGATAAGATCACCAGTGGACCTCGGAGAcaagtacaaaataaacaaaaatggcaGTCCGTGACTCTTTTAACACTTTTCAGCTCCCATTACATTTGTCTTCAATCATGACAGCATTCCAGATATACGCAGTGTGTCTCAAGCCGCACCTTCAAGAAGATGTACTTCGTCCATAAAACGTGTGTAACTCAATCCATCTTCAAGGGCCAGTTTTGCACCCCTCACTCCCTCGCTGTGAGCTTTGACACCTGTAAATCAATCACATGACCACTATAAAGCTGCACAGAGGCATTTAAAGAGGCtccaaaaaaaatcttcaaatcgTAAGTCCGAACAGCTCTCGTAAAACTCCTTTTCCACTGTTTGGAGATTTTGGCACAGCAGCATGAACGTCTTTTGTTGTCGCGCACACATTGAGTAACATGAGATTCCGCCACTTCTGCTGTGAGAGGAAACTTTTTTCGCTTTAAGTCATAGTAATATTTTACAGATGGGTGTTGAGTGGATCCTGGaatgtttttttcatttcttttggcAGATTATGCTGTCCTGAAAGGAATGAGGAGTGTTGTGAATGTTGAATACCGATGCTGGCCGTCGTACAGACAGCAGAGTTGTGTGTTGTCGGTTCACAGCGTCAGAGAAGCAGCGTTCATCTGTAACTCACATCCACACTGCACCAGCTTCTCTATCAGCAGCCAAACTACATGGACAGGTCAGTGATTTTGATTTCCGTTCTTGGCTTACACGTACATTGGTGAAAATGTGCCACAAAAAACACACAGTATATTCTTTTTTTGAACTAAAAGATTAAAGTTGCAATTAAGATGCATTAAAGCattcaaaacaaatttttttcatAGCAGAAActattttgtaaaaatctgtgtTGTTTTCGACTTTGTCTTGTGGTCAAAATATATTAACATCCTTAAAACAGGATTCATATGTTCATTTTGCAGTTTCActgaaaatgtgtaaaaactattTTGCTCACAAATTTCtagaaaatttaataaaatattcaaaaattaatattcatatttgtacatatatatatatatatatttacagtgctcagcatatataagtacacccctcacaaatctatgttttaaattcatatttttaatagaaaactatataatattatatttgtatataatattatatatatatatatatatatatatatatatatatatatatatatatatatatatatatatatatatatatatatatatatatatatatatatatatttgtacacccaaattttgatgttatagaaaaatattaaatacaaatttaaaaaaaagaggatttttttttttcaaattgaaaacttttattaattttgtaggttgtaattttttttgcaatattttgcttgaatttaattatataatctttcaatttctaaatatgtttggtgactaaaatactattttaataaatatatctttacTGCACGATAAtgggaaaaaaatgacattgcaatattttgtgtttctttttccgcgatatgaatataattttacaaaagATGAACTAAATAACACTAATTGTAAAGAATTCAtacatctgcataaaacataataaagaTTTTGCAAGCATAGATGAATACATAGATTaatcaaatatattgtgttcattgtataaataattaaatacagtttAATCATTGTTAAATTGAATTTCTTGTTTTAAATTTGCTTGATATCTCAGTCACAATTCCTtaaaacacatccaaatgaaaatctttcactCTACTGGGGTTCAAATCATGTTCTGAaatgtggttcctggtcattataatcataactcaacattgcagctactgtgactattgcagatgtgcacattgtaaTATAGATGCtataacgatatattgtgcagccccaatatatatatatatatatatatatatatatatatatatatacacttctatacagcttaaagtgacatttaaagacttaggacttaggttaactaggcaggttggggtaattaggcaagttattgtatagctatggtttgttctgtagactatggaaaaaaaattagcttaaaggagctaataattttgaccttaaaatggttcataaaaaattaaaaacagcttttattctagccgaaataaaacaaataagactttctccagaagaaaaaattatcagacatacataaacatcatttgggaaatatttaaaaaagaaaaaaaaaatcaaaggggggttaataattctgacttcaactatatgtatatatatattatatatattaattatagtcATAATTATTCATTTCTCATCCATTTCTCAgtatataggcaatatatttttggtgcatttaaacaaaagagatttattaaacagatatatttattaaaataaaattttactcaacaaacatatttagaaattgaaagataataaattaataatttaaattcaagctaaatattgaaaaaataaattacaacccacgaaatttcaactaaatttgtctttttttttgttgcttcatttgatttttcctcttaaaatttctaaataatatttttctataacggATAAATTTCAGTGTACtagttttttacaattaaaacaaacaccacaaacacagcttaaataaaatgtaacttcTCTCCAAATACTATCTCAGCACACGATTATTAACATCTCGTAAATGTTCTTCCCCagtagaccaaaaaaaaaaaaaaaacaattaaaggtaTGATACTCATGGTGTGTAATTtaagaaaaaatgtgttttatatggAAAACTGTAGTAATAAATCAGCAGAACCACCCCTCTTTGTCAAAACACAGcccaaaaaaaaactctgaagCCTCAAATAAATGTCTATGCGATGAACAGGCCCTTCAATAAACCACTGTTCGGCATTATAAATCATCAGAGCGCATGACTGTTGTGTCTATTTGGAAATGGGCCGTGTTTAACCCAAGGGCTCTCTTTGCCTTTACATGTCTGCAGGTCGACTTCTTGCGTCTTTCAGAAGTGGCTTCAGCCATCTGCTTCCAGATGTGAACTCTGCGGTGTACATGAGACGGGTTAAAGCCTCAGGAGCCGTGCTTTGAGAAGGAGGAAAACGCCAAAAAAGCTGGGGGGGTGGGAGGAGGGAATTGGAGACAAATGAATGTGTTATATTTATAGGCAACTTACTCAATGGCCGTTTGATCTTTCTGCCAATGCTACATGCTGCCAAAGAGCATTTAAAAGGATTTCCCTTCAGGTATAATTAACCTGAAGGagaaagggagaaaaaaaaaaaacaggcttctAACTTTTCCTCCCGTCTTACGTTTGGCATGGCACGGTCCACTGCGAGGACATTGAGGCTGTTTTTACACTGTCTGAAGCCTGCAGGAGGAGAAAGAAAACAAGCTCTTTCACAGATTTACTTTGATGTTAATGAGGCTGGAAGTTTGTAGCGCTTTTCTGGATGCCGGTGTGTGTCGAGAGAGCCGCGTCAATAGGCGGAAAACTGCTGAAACCACAAAAAGAGCCAAGGAATGTTTAGTTGGAGCCATTGTACTTCATTTGTTAGTTGATTTGTGTCTAGATATGTCAGAAACATGCTGTACTTCATCCAGTGGGTGTGTCTGTTTATAGTTCTTTCAGTGAAAGAGAGGTATTATTGGTGTGAATTTGTTCTGTtgtaatatgttttaatacaaaCTAAGTAATAAAGTTAGTTTATTTACATTCTGtctttgtgttttattattaaagtctGAAATCACAATTTTCTAGTGCACGTtatctttaggtgaacaattaatccatgcaagttaatctacTGGAAAAATGTTGTTTGACCATTTGCTTCAaaattcttaaccacgcccctcttgctacaagggaatgatgTGTAAGAAGACAGCCCCACCCCCTACACAATATACGTTTCAGttgaaaatacaataacatactgaaataaaagtttcagcaacttctggttcacagACTTTAAAGAACAGTTATGAGGAATAACTAATAATATGTAATCTGGATTACATGATCAGATTCCAAAAATTAGCGACTTGAAattacttagggtgctttcacacctgtagatagATTATTTTGTTCCAAAaaagggattaaaattgttacaatgtttatttttgttcttggaacagtttgcttttaaaagtttctaaatggaccaaaagagctaaaagaagtcacgtgcgagtaaaccctcctcacattggtcagagtttcagggttcaGTCCCGCTCAGCTTTCAcacgtccttattttaatttaagattacgagcaataagacattataagcgaaaagctgcgctttaattttgaatggtgacacccacagacatcgtcaccaagtataaatcagatgtaagactttctcatacataacagttggcttatgcattatagaCTTTACATTATATGTAGAAAAAACAGATAAGCCAAGACTGCAGTTTAGTCAATTTTCCTAACATATAAACAGGTCTCGTTAATAGTTAACATGTTTTCACTATCGTATTgcacatgaaatgcacatttaccggtaggaatgacatcccgctctactcataattctctcgtCATATAGCCATaaatatgcctattacatatccataatacacagtgatatagcctggttcggatcatattgctttctcactacaatcgatccactccaAGGTTCGATTCACTCGAACCTAGACCACCTCATTTAGGCGAActcagaccgattgttttggcacgGATCCGAGCGTGATTACTGGGGAAAcgcgccaggttccgaaacaaaagtctaggtgtgaaagcccCCTCAAAttacattgctttttaaaatactcttCATTATAgaccacagttttttttttttataaattgcatTGAATATTCACACACTGACAGTAAACGATACATCAATTGTTGACACTTGAAAATACTTTTAATTACAGACTGAAGTTACTTTTTATAAATTAGATGGTTACATATGCACAGtggcattaaattattattgatattcataaaactgtttttattttactttctaaGGAAATTTAGTGTGTGTCTTTTCGctgtataataaacaaattgaaacTAAGCATTACAAAAAGTTAGAAAGTGAGGTCAAAAATTATCTAGAggtaattaaaaattataaactatTTGATATTTGTTTATACTGTACAATAAAGTGTGcagggtgacgcggtggtgcagtgggtagcacgtttgcctcacagcaagaaggtcgctggttagagcctcggctgggtcagttgccatttttgtgtggagtttgcatgttctccccgtgttcgcgtgggtttcctccgggtgctctggtttccctcacaagtccaaagacatgtggtataggtgaattgggtatgctaaaactgactgtagtgtatgaagaagtgactgtgtatggatgtctcccagaaatg encodes:
- the pkdccb gene encoding extracellular tyrosine-protein kinase PKDCC; its protein translation is MTFQRSPFCAFVLFALLFLSLTLIVKKWHFSLQENEPFGDAARPDGSAPQRDTLRQRLQERQQELELLDITFENIQQQEGFNGKISLDNPTAADIGCEELGGMKAVDFLGSGYTKTVLKAALPNGLFVALKSVNHQGTDMRLCLDDFQDSQGCHELVSFKLRKEIVLLQKLQHPNIVELKGQCQDSTLVGGITAVLEQGMPLQMIQLLQSPWEERFRVCLGLVRLLQYLSVSPLGSVALLDFQPRQFVMVSGELKLTDLDDASVHEPSCQDDSDCLLEFPLRNFTLRCSQSRTCEGLNVMRNLYNAYRYFFTYLLPHQAPSLLKPLIHHIMNATGDLKQSINETLIAFEKILHIYKSGQHLENLPTSITRDYAVLKGMRSVVNVEYRCWPSYRQQSCVLSVHSVREAAFICNSHPHCTSFSISSQTTWTGRLLASFRSGFSHLLPDVNSAVYMRRVKASGAVL